Sequence from the Bacillota bacterium genome:
GCCCCTGTCGGTCATCGTGGCGCCCGCTCTTATCCTCGCCGTCGCCGGTCTGGCGCTGGCCCTTATCGGGTCGCGGCGCTTGACCGCCTAGGGGGTGCGTGAAAATGCCCAAGTTCCTCATCATCGCCGGACGGGAGATCAAGGAGGAGTTCAGGGAGCCGACCATGCCCATCCTGATGGTCGCCATGGCTCTGGTTTTCACCTTCGCCGTGGGGCTGATGTTCGGCGGCCAAACCGTCGACCGGACCCTCTCGGTCCTCGTCTATGACAACGATCGCAGCCCCGCTTCGCAGGCCATGGTCGGCGAGCTGCGGAAGGCCCCCGGCCTCACGGTCTCGCCGGCCGGCGATAAGGACCCCGAGCCGGAAGCCGCCATCCGCGCACGGTCCGCGGCGGTTGCCGTGGTCGTCCCCCGGGGGTACGGCGCCGATATGGAGGCCATGCGGGCCCCCTCAGTTACCGTCCTCGGCCGCTCCGACTCAACCGACGGGATCGTCGTCAGGGAGGTTCTCGGGCGATCACTCCTGTGGACGGCCACCAGCCTCAAAGCGGCCGACCTCATCGCCGCCCAGCCGGCCACGGCCGGGGGCCGCCCGGTCAGCCCGGACAAGCTGGCCGAGGCCCGAGCCCTCGACCTCAAGGCGCTGAACGACGCTTGGGCCGCGGGTCCCAAGGTCACCACGACGCTGAAAGAAATCGGCTCGAAGACCCCGCCCCGGGCCAACTTCGCCGCCGCCACCACGGCCACCGTGGCCGGCTTCGCGGTCATGTTCCTGATGTACCCGGCGACCTTCGGGGCCGGCTCCATCCTCGACGAGCGGCAGCGGGGGACGTGGAGCCGCCTGCTGACCACCCCGACCGGGGGGATGACCATGATCTTCGGACAGTTGCTGGGCGTCTTCGTCTCGACCTGGCTCCAGGCCCTGGCGATCGTCCTCGCCAGCCACTACCTCTTCGGAGTCAACTGGGGTAGTTCTGTCCCCGGCCTCATCCTCGTCATGACTTCGTTCATCCTCAGCACCATCGGGTTGGGCCTGGCCATCTCCGGCTTCGTCCAGACTAAGGCCCAGCTCGCCGCGGTCAGCCCGATCGTTATCACGGGCACCTGCATGCTGGGCGGGGCCTTCTGGCCGGCGGAGCTGATGCCGGGCTTCATGCAGACCCTGGGCAAATTCGTCCCGCCCGGGTGGGCCGCGGAGGGCTTCAACGCCCTCATCCAGCGCGGGGCGGGCCTCAACGGGGTCGTCGTGCCCAGCGCCGTGCTCCTGGCCTTCGCGGCCGTCTTCCTAACCGTCGGTGTGCTGCGGGTGAGGTACCAATAGCCAATTGGTTTGGATTGTGACGACCCGCGACAACACCGGACAGCAGGTAACCACCGCCCGGGGGAGAATTCCCCCGGGCGAGATGGTTTCTTGGACGGTCGGCGACTGATCCGCCTCGGACGCGGGAGGGACGGGTGTGGGCGAAAGCTATCACCACTATCACACTGGTATTACCCGCCTGACCTGGGACGACGTGATGAGAATGTGCCGGGAGCTGGCGGAGCGGGTCCAGGTCGAGTACGACCCGGACATCATCCTGGGCATCGCCAAGGCCGGGGTCATCCCCGGCGCCATCCTGGCCTCGATGCTGCGCAAGGAATTCTACCCGATCAGGTTGTCACGGCGGGTCAAGGACCGGGTGGTC
This genomic interval carries:
- a CDS encoding ABC transporter permease → MPKFLIIAGREIKEEFREPTMPILMVAMALVFTFAVGLMFGGQTVDRTLSVLVYDNDRSPASQAMVGELRKAPGLTVSPAGDKDPEPEAAIRARSAAVAVVVPRGYGADMEAMRAPSVTVLGRSDSTDGIVVREVLGRSLLWTATSLKAADLIAAQPATAGGRPVSPDKLAEARALDLKALNDAWAAGPKVTTTLKEIGSKTPPRANFAAATTATVAGFAVMFLMYPATFGAGSILDERQRGTWSRLLTTPTGGMTMIFGQLLGVFVSTWLQALAIVLASHYLFGVNWGSSVPGLILVMTSFILSTIGLGLAISGFVQTKAQLAAVSPIVITGTCMLGGAFWPAELMPGFMQTLGKFVPPGWAAEGFNALIQRGAGLNGVVVPSAVLLAFAAVFLTVGVLRVRYQ